From the Actinomadura luzonensis genome, the window CCTCGACCCGCAGACGCTCGTCGTCAGCCGGGCGTGGGTCGACGAGGGCCCGACGCTGAAGCGGTTCCGCCCGCGTGCCCAGGGTCGTGCCTATCGGATCAACAAGCGGACGAGCCACATCACCGTGATCGTGGAGTCCCGCGAGCCGAAGGGAAGGACCCGATAGTGGGCCAGAAGGTTAACCCGCACGGGTTCCGCCTCGGCATCACGACCGACTTCAAGAGCCGGTGGTACGCCGACAAGCTGTACAAGTCGTACGTCGCCGAGGACGTAGCGATCCGCCGCATGCTGCAGAAGGGCATGGAGCGGGCCGGCATCTCCAAGGTCGAGATCGAGCGCACCACGGACCGCGTGCAGGTGGACATCCACACCGCGCGTCCCGGCATCGTGATCGGCCGGCGCGGCGCCGAGGCCGACCGCATCCGCGGCGACCTGGAGAAGCTGACCAAGAAGCAGGTCCAGCTCAACATCCTCGAGGTCAAGAACCCCGAGATCGACGCGCAGCTCGTCGCGCAGGGCGTGGCCGAGCAGCTGTCCAGCCGTGTCTCGTTCCGCCGCGCCATGCGCAAGGCGATGCAGTCGGCCATGAAGTCCGGCGCCAAGGGCATCCGTGTCCAGTGCGCGGGTCGTCTGGGCGGCGCCGAGATGTCGCGGTCGGAGTTCTACCGCGAGGGCCGCGTGCCGCTGCACACCCTCCGCGCGGACATCGACTACGGCTTCTACGAGGCCCGCACGACCTTCGGCCGCATCGGCGTGAAGGTCTGGATCTACAAGGGCGAGGCTCCGACCAGCCGCGCCGAGCGCGAGGCGGCCGCCGCCGGCGCCCGGGCCGGCCAGCGTCGTGAGCGTGACGACCGTCGCGGTGGCGGCGGCGACCGTCCGCGTCGTGGTGGCGGCGACCGCCCCCGTCGTGGCGGCGGCCGTGGCGACCGCGCCCCCCGCAACGAGGCGGCCGCGCAGGCCGCCCCCGAGACCGGCCCGGCCGCGCAGCCGGGTGCTGAAGGGAGCTGACCATGCTGATCCCGCGCAGGGTCAAGCACCGCAAGCAGCACCGGCCCGACCGCAGCGGAGCCGCCAAGGGCGGCACCAGGGTCGTGTTCGGCGAGTTCGGCATTCAGGCCGTTGAGCACTCCTACGTGACCAACCGCCAGATCGAGTCGGCTCGTATCGCCATGACCCGTCACATCCGCCGTGGCGGCAAGGTGTGGATCAACATCTACCCCGACCGTCCGCTCACCAAGAAGCCCGCCGAGACCCGCATGGGTTCCGGCAAGGGCTCGCCGGAGTGGTGGATCGCCAACGTCAAGCCCGGACGCGTGATGTTCGAGCTGTCCGGCGTGGCGGAGCCGGTCGCTCGCGAGGCGCTTCAGCGTGCGATCCACAAGCTCCCGATGAAGTGCAAGATCGTTAAGCGTGAAGTGGGTGAGGCGTGATGGCTAAGGGCCTGACCGCCGGAGAGCTGCGGGTGGAGGACCAGGACACCCTGGTCCAGAAGCTCAAGGAAGCGAAGGAGGAGCTGTTCAACCTCCGCTTCCAGGCGGCGACCGGTCAGTTGGAGAGCCACGGGCGGCTGCGCGCCGTCCGCCGCGAGATCGCCCGTATCTACACCGTGATGCGCGAGCGGGAGCTCGGCATCGTCACGGTCGAGAAGGAGTCGAGCGATGGCTGACGAGACCACCACCAGCACCGAGACCGCCGAGGCCGGCAACGACCAGCGGAACTTCCGCAAGGTCCGCGAGGGCCTCGTGGTGAGCGACAAGATGGACAAGACCGTCGTCGTCGCCGTCGAGGACCGCGTCAAGCACCGCCTGTACGGCAAGGTCATCCGCCGGACGACCAAGTACAAGGCGCACGACGAGGCCAACGCCTGCGGCGTCGGCGACCGCGTGCTGCTCATGGAGACCCGTCCGCTCTCCGCCACCAAGCGGTGGAGGGTCGTGGAGATCCTCGAGAAGGCCAAGTAAGGCCCTCTCGCATATACCGCGCCCCGTGGGGGCTCTCAGAGCCCCCATGACGGCGTCCAAGGACGCGGGGTCCTCCGGGACCTCGCGTCGCCTGCGGTGCGGCCCCAGCGGGGTTGTGGCCGTGGGAACAAGACAACATCGGGTTCCGCCAGGCTCAGCGATGAGAACCGGCGCGACTAACAGGAGTTCAACGTGATCCAGCAGGAGTCGCGGCTCAAGGTCGCCGACAACACTGGTGCGAAGGAGATCCTTTGCATCCGTGTGCTCGGCGGCTCGGGCCGACGCTACGCGGGTATCGGCGACGTGATCGTCGCCACTGTCAAGGACGCGCTGCCCGGCAGCACCGGCGTCAAGAAGGGCGACGTGGTCAAGGCCGTCGTCGTCCGCACGGTCAAGGAGCGCCGCCGGCCCGACGGCTCCTACATCCGCTTCGACGAGAACGCCGCCGTCATCATCAAGGACAGCGGCGACCCTCGCGGCACTCGTATCTTCGGCCCGGTGGGCCGCGAGCTGCGCGACAAGAAGTTCATGCGCATCATCTCGCTCGCCCCGGAGGTGCTGTAATGCCGAAGCTGCACGTGAAGAAGGGTGACCTGGTCGAGGT encodes:
- the rpsQ gene encoding 30S ribosomal protein S17, coding for MADETTTSTETAEAGNDQRNFRKVREGLVVSDKMDKTVVVAVEDRVKHRLYGKVIRRTTKYKAHDEANACGVGDRVLLMETRPLSATKRWRVVEILEKAK
- the rplP gene encoding 50S ribosomal protein L16 — translated: MLIPRRVKHRKQHRPDRSGAAKGGTRVVFGEFGIQAVEHSYVTNRQIESARIAMTRHIRRGGKVWINIYPDRPLTKKPAETRMGSGKGSPEWWIANVKPGRVMFELSGVAEPVAREALQRAIHKLPMKCKIVKREVGEA
- the rplN gene encoding 50S ribosomal protein L14, giving the protein MIQQESRLKVADNTGAKEILCIRVLGGSGRRYAGIGDVIVATVKDALPGSTGVKKGDVVKAVVVRTVKERRRPDGSYIRFDENAAVIIKDSGDPRGTRIFGPVGRELRDKKFMRIISLAPEVL
- the rpmC gene encoding 50S ribosomal protein L29, giving the protein MAKGLTAGELRVEDQDTLVQKLKEAKEELFNLRFQAATGQLESHGRLRAVRREIARIYTVMRERELGIVTVEKESSDG
- the rpsC gene encoding 30S ribosomal protein S3, translated to MGQKVNPHGFRLGITTDFKSRWYADKLYKSYVAEDVAIRRMLQKGMERAGISKVEIERTTDRVQVDIHTARPGIVIGRRGAEADRIRGDLEKLTKKQVQLNILEVKNPEIDAQLVAQGVAEQLSSRVSFRRAMRKAMQSAMKSGAKGIRVQCAGRLGGAEMSRSEFYREGRVPLHTLRADIDYGFYEARTTFGRIGVKVWIYKGEAPTSRAEREAAAAGARAGQRRERDDRRGGGGDRPRRGGGDRPRRGGGRGDRAPRNEAAAQAAPETGPAAQPGAEGS